DNA sequence from the Marinilongibacter aquaticus genome:
GCAGCTTCACAACTCGCTTGGGGCTTTGGAAAACAAAGCTTTCAGTACAGAAGAACTGAGCCAAATTGAAGATATTTTGGCTTCTTGAATTCGATCGCCGAGGGCATTTTTGCCCTCGGCGTACAAAATAATCTCCCAAAGAAAACGGCAGCTTATTCCCTTTTTACTTCGAACGCAAAAAACAAATCCTCATAAAAGAAAATCAACTTTGCGTCTTCTATCTTTTCCCTATTTTTGCCGCCAGCTTATTTAATCATTTAACTATTATACAATTAACCTTTACCTGCATGAAGAAACTTCTATTCACACTTCTCTTGGCCATGCCATGCCTTAGCTTTGCCCAACTCGATATCAAACTCAACCTGCCTTCAACTGTTGGACTTAAACCTGAACTGGGACTTGAATTCGGTTACGACAATTTCAGTCTCGAAATCGACAATGGGCTTATCCTTCAAAAATGGGGCGAAGCCACTTTTATAGATTCGGAAGGCAATGAGGTGCAAACGGGAGTCAACAGGTTTGGCTACAATGGAGGCATTCGAGCCAACTACTATTTCAGCCCCAGAGAAACGCTCGACGGCTGGTTTGTTTCACCGGTGATCAAATACCGTTCGCAAAAAATAAAGTTCGAAGACCCGATCAAAAACAAACGTGTTGGGGCGGGTCTTGTGCTGGGAAGAAAAGGCATGATTTTCGACCGCTTCGGCTACGCAGCCGAAGGCGGATTTGGCTACTGGTTTATCAATTCTTACAAAAACAGCCAGGGCGAAAATTCTCCCATCTACAAAGACAGCTTCTTGTTTGCCGATTTGCTCGAAAAGCTCGACAAATTCATGCTGCCTTTTACCGTAACCCTTTTCTACCGCATAGGCAGTTAAATACCATTCTTTTATATTATTAATTATCAAGCATGAGATACACCTTCCCGTTTATCTTACTCATGGCCTTATGCACATCCCATGGCATTTGGGCCCAAAAAGTAGATATCGACAGAGAAAAATTCAGTTTCCCCCGGACAGTTTTGCCAGCAGAACCGCTCGACAAAGACGTGTACTTCTATGAGGTAAAAGTCGATAGCGACCCCTCTATCGAAGACTACCTAAGCGATGAAGAAATTGCCTCGGGCCTTTTGATTGAAGGCATGAAACAAGCCTACAATCAGGAAAAACATTTCAATGTGCACCTCTACACCTCCACCTTCATTATGGGCACGCCGAGTATCAAATCGCGGGTGAGTGAAACGAAAGACAAAGACGGCCGGGTAAGCCGACACACCTATTATAGTTTCACCATCAAATACACTTGGGATGCCTACTATGAAAGCACAAAGCCCGACGGCTCGGTATTGACAGAGAAAGAGTACATTTTCTCAAAAGACAACCCGCAAGAATACAGCTCGAAAGAGTACAATTCTTCGGCCGAAGTGAAACAATACTTAAAAGTCAATTTAAAGGCTCTTAAGTCTACTTTGGTGAAAGAATGCGTGGCTTATCTGAACAAAAAAGCCTCTTCGCACCTTTCTTACTTGGTGGGCTACCGCCAAAGAACAGTCAACGAAAACCTCTGGAATATGGACAGCAAAAAGCATCCAGAGAATGCCGCCTTTCAAAAGAATGTGGCTTTGCTACTTTCGGCAATCAGCGAATTGGATTTCACCTCAAAACCAGAAGGTCTAGAAGCGAAAGTGGCACCCGCAGTCGATTATTTCACCCAACTGAGTAAAGGAGATACTGAAGACAAGCAAAACCGAAGACTGGTTTTTGCCTCGGCATTCAACCTTGGCATGTTTTACAATGTCATGGAGCAGCCTATCGAAGCCAAAAAGTGGGGACAGTTTTTGATCGACAGTGATGTGGACAAAAAAGATGGCCAATCGATAATCGATCGGGCAGAAAAAATTGAGTTGAACCTTTTGGCCAATGAAGTGAGCACAAGCCGCTTTGCACGCACTATCCCCAAACCTACCGAATCGCAGGAAATAGCCGATACCGAAGAGACAGAGGAAACCAAAGAACCCGAAGTGGCCAAATTCGTTCAATGTCTTGCGGTCACCGATAAAGACGAAGAAATTGAAGGTTACCTGATCAACGATTTCTACAACAAACCTTGGGAAGTGCAAGACGGCGTACTTTTTGTACCAAATGCCCTTTTCAACGACGGCGATTTCAGCAAGAAGTCAATCGAAAAATACAGCCCGAAAGAACTCAAGGCTTTAAGTTTCAACAAAATGACATTCATTTCTGTCCTATACAGCGACGTGAGCAAACTGACGGACGGAAACCCTTTGTCGGCCACAGCAAAAAGACGTTTCGTGCAAGTGGTCCAAAACGGGAAATACAAGCTCTTGCGTTTTTATGAAGAACCTTCTTCCATGACTGTGTTTTCTGGCTCGATCCCAGACGATGAAATCGACCCCGCGGATATGGATTTTTACCCATTGATGCTCAAGCCAGATAGCGACAAAGCCGTGTTGATCACCACAAAAATGTTGGAAGATTTGTTGGCCAAAAACAAACCACTTTTCAGCCGTTACCAAAAGGGCGAATTCTCGGTGGATGGAAAACCCATCGACACAAAGCGAGGACTTTTGGAACGCTTGGAAGCCAAGACTGACCTGGACGAAAACATCAACCTAGAATTGTTGATCACAGAATTGAACAAATAAAAAAAAGGGGCTTTTAAGCCCCCTTTTTACTTTGGAAAAACCGTTTTAAAGCAGTCTACATCACTTTTGCTCGGATCTTCCGGCTTTTCATCAAAGCGTTTCATATACGCCCCCGCAGGCGACCAAACCGTTTGCATAATGCCCAAATAGTGCGGTTTTAGTTCTTCAGTCGATTGTTCAATCAGCAAGTCGGTCAGCTCGATCTGTTTCATCGCAATGTCTGCATTTCGCCATGGGCAGGTAATCACATCGAAGCCTTTCATTGCAAAATAAGCCATCGAAGGGTCGGCACGTTCATAATGCCAGTCGCAGATAACCACATCTTTGGCAATCAAATCCACTGCCCGATACGTGTTGTTCATGCTGGCCTCCCACATGCCCATGCCTGTAGTTTTACCATCGATGAGGCGATCACCCCACATCCAAAGGCGTTTTCCGCTTTCGGCCAAATGGTTGCGAAGCTTGTTCACTTCTCCGGCAAAAAGCTCGGCTTTATCTCGCCCTCCGCAACGCGGGCATTCGTCCATTCCGATATAAAAGACTTCGTCCAAACCTGCATGAAAGGCCTTGCTTTCGAAAACCGCGGTAATTTCATCCATCAGTTCAAAAACAACTGCATGCACTTCGGGATGCAAAGGACAGTAGCTTTTGCAATACAATCCATCGGCATTCGGCCATTCGTATTTTTCCGGAAATTTCACGCTGGGCGTTTCATCGAATTGCGGATACACTTCCAGCAATTTGGACACCTTGCTGTGCCAAGACTGATGCCCCAAAAGGTTGATTTGCGGAATCACTTCGATACCGCCTTTCCGGCAAGCCATCACAATCGCCTTTACATCCTTTTCGCTCAAAGCATCTTCATCCACCAACTCGGGATGGCTCTTGTATTGATAATGATAATCGACACGGAGCAGCAAAGTGTTTACCCCCCGAGGAATCAATTCACCTTCGATGAACTTCACAAAATCGCCCATTTCACTTTTGGCGGGCACGGCTATGGCAAAGCCTTTAACCGCATAGTTGCTTTGGCTAAAGCCCAACAAGGCCACAAGCCCAAAATAGAGTGTAAGAATACCTTTTTTCATTTTAATTCTATGCTTATGTTACAGTTTCAAACGGATATTTACTTTGACCATACGGTTGCAAATCGCCAACATGGCAAAGGCCCAGCACAAGGAGCCCGCAACGGCCAACCAAGCACTCTCCTCTTGTTTGTACACCAAAAGGTGAAGATCCAGCGACCAGATCAAAAAATACAGGATATCGGGAAAAAGATAGGTGGTCAAAGAATTCTGTCCAGCCTTTTTGAAAAACGAAAAACCCTTGCCCCACTCCAATACATCGACAAGAAAATAAAGCAAGGCAAACAAGAGTATACTGATACCCGTACAAATGAATGCCCAACTGGGCGTGCCCAATATCTTGGAAATGATAAACCATTGTCTCAAGAAAAAACCCAATGCCAAACAGCCCAAACCCAAGGCCAACAACACGTATAAAAGCATCTTGTGTCCTTTCTCCCAAGTTTTCACCAGCGTGCCCAACAAAACACCCGCCATCACCAAAAAGGGTGTATTCCCTCTAAGTATTACACCGAAAACCTGTCCAATCTCCTCGGGAAAGTGCACTACACCCGCACTGCCCGCGATATTTAAAGCCGCAAAAAGAGCGAAGAAAAACAAAAGAAAAGGCATGCGACCCTTGCTTAAGCTAAAGGACAAGAAGGCGGCCAAATAGCCCCATCCGATCAGGCCCAGAATCCCCCACCATTGGGTACGCATCCACAAGGGTTCTTCAGGTGTGCCCGCCTTGTAAATCCAAGCCAAAAACAGCAACAAGGCCCAGCCACCCAATTGCAGCCATTTGGCCAAACCCCAATCTTTGGGGTAGGCATTCCAAATCAAAAAAACGCCAAGGTAAAGCAACAATGCCCAAAAGTATTTCCCTAGCCCTGTCATTTCCGGGTTCAGGCCACCAATATTCACGACGAAAACACCAATCAAAATCAAACTACCCGCACGCAGCAACACGTGCTTCAGGATCGTAAATTCCGAATCGCCCTTGGCCACTCGGGCCGCATGAGCAAATGGAATGGCCATGCCCACAAGAAACAAGAAACCGGGAAAAACCCAATCGGCCAAACCCATGCCGTCTTCATTCATTTGGGTATGCACCAAGGCATGCGGCACACCGGGCTCGTAGAGGTCGTTGACAAAAAGCATGAGCAGGAGGGTCAGCCCACGCATGACATCGATGGATGCAATTCGCTTCATAAACGTATATTCATATAAGTAAACTTAGGCAATTTGACTTTCCCGAAATGGCCCCACGCACAAGACCGCCTATTTTATCGCCCAAAACAGAATAATGGACTATTTATCTTCTGCAATCGGTACAAAGTGCCCTGCTTCCCTTATTTTTACGAGAGAAGCGTAAAATCTAAAAACAAGCATATGAAAAACCTTAACCTATTCTTTCTCTTTTTGGCCCTGGCATTTACAGCCTGCAACCCCGCCCAGGAAAGCAGCACCGAAGAAAGCCCTGCGGCCAGCATTCCTGTGGTATCCGAAATCGAAGACCCTTTCATTCACCATGTGTACTTCTATTTGAAAAATCCGGAAAGTGCCGAAGACAAAACCAAACTATTGGAAGGCTTGGAAAAACTGGCCAAAGTATCGACCATTCAAAAGCACTTTGTGGGTT
Encoded proteins:
- a CDS encoding heparan-alpha-glucosaminide N-acetyltransferase domain-containing protein → MKRIASIDVMRGLTLLLMLFVNDLYEPGVPHALVHTQMNEDGMGLADWVFPGFLFLVGMAIPFAHAARVAKGDSEFTILKHVLLRAGSLILIGVFVVNIGGLNPEMTGLGKYFWALLLYLGVFLIWNAYPKDWGLAKWLQLGGWALLLFLAWIYKAGTPEEPLWMRTQWWGILGLIGWGYLAAFLSFSLSKGRMPFLLFFFALFAALNIAGSAGVVHFPEEIGQVFGVILRGNTPFLVMAGVLLGTLVKTWEKGHKMLLYVLLALGLGCLALGFFLRQWFIISKILGTPSWAFICTGISILLFALLYFLVDVLEWGKGFSFFKKAGQNSLTTYLFPDILYFLIWSLDLHLLVYKQEESAWLAVAGSLCWAFAMLAICNRMVKVNIRLKL
- a CDS encoding family 20 glycosylhydrolase → MKKGILTLYFGLVALLGFSQSNYAVKGFAIAVPAKSEMGDFVKFIEGELIPRGVNTLLLRVDYHYQYKSHPELVDEDALSEKDVKAIVMACRKGGIEVIPQINLLGHQSWHSKVSKLLEVYPQFDETPSVKFPEKYEWPNADGLYCKSYCPLHPEVHAVVFELMDEITAVFESKAFHAGLDEVFYIGMDECPRCGGRDKAELFAGEVNKLRNHLAESGKRLWMWGDRLIDGKTTGMGMWEASMNNTYRAVDLIAKDVVICDWHYERADPSMAYFAMKGFDVITCPWRNADIAMKQIELTDLLIEQSTEELKPHYLGIMQTVWSPAGAYMKRFDEKPEDPSKSDVDCFKTVFPK
- a CDS encoding Dabb family protein, which encodes MKNLNLFFLFLALAFTACNPAQESSTEESPAASIPVVSEIEDPFIHHVYFYLKNPESAEDKTKLLEGLEKLAKVSTIQKHFVGFPASTNRDVIEKGYAVSWLCFFKNIEEEEMYQKDPIHLKFVEDYSHLWEKVIVYDSVEE
- a CDS encoding DUF3575 domain-containing protein, whose translation is MKKLLFTLLLAMPCLSFAQLDIKLNLPSTVGLKPELGLEFGYDNFSLEIDNGLILQKWGEATFIDSEGNEVQTGVNRFGYNGGIRANYYFSPRETLDGWFVSPVIKYRSQKIKFEDPIKNKRVGAGLVLGRKGMIFDRFGYAAEGGFGYWFINSYKNSQGENSPIYKDSFLFADLLEKLDKFMLPFTVTLFYRIGS